CCGACGGCCCGCTCGCCCCGCAGGAGGTCGCCGACCAGCTCGCCGACCTGCTGCTGCGCGCGCTGCGGCCGTAGGCGGCCCCACGCGTCGGCCCGGCCGACGCGTGGAGCGCATGACACGAAGGCACGGGAAGTCGGAGAGCAAGGGCCGGTGAGGGCGCACACCCTCACCGGCCCTTGCTCTCCGCGTACTTCTGGACCTCCCGCACCGGCCCTCGCGCTACACGTACTTCTTGATCTCCCGCCGCGCCAGCGACCGCTGGTGCACCTCGTCGGGACCGTCCGCGAGCTTCAACGTCCGGGCGCTGGCCCACAGTTCGGCCAGCGGGAAGTCCTGGCTCACGCCTCCCGCGCCGTGCAGCTGGACGGCCTTGTCGAGGATGTCGACGACCGTGCGCGGTGTGGCGATCTTGATGGCCTGGATCTCGGTGTGGGCACCCCGGTTGCCGACGGTGTCCATCATCCAGGCCGTCTTCAGCACCAGCAGACGCAGCTGCTCGACGGCCACCCGGGCGTCGGCGATCCAGTTCTGCACGACACCCTGCTGGGCGAGCGGCTTGCCGAACGCCGTGCGGGACACCGCCCGCCTGCACATCAGCTCGATCGCCCGCTCGGCCATGCCGATCAGCCGCATGCAGTGGTGGATGCGCCCCGGACCGAGCCGTGCCTGCGCGATGCCGAAGCCGCCGCCCTCCTCGCCGATCAGGTTGCTCGCGGGCACCCGGACGTGGTCGAAGACGACCTCGGCGTGCCCGCCGTGGGAGTGGTCCTCGTAGCCGTACACCTGCATGGCGCGCCGGACTTCGAGCCCCGGGGTGTCGCGCGGGACCAGGATCATCGACTGCTGGCGGCGGATGTCGGAGCCGTCCGGGTCCGTCTTGCCCATCACGATGAAGATTTTGCAGTCCGGGTTCATCGCCCCGGAGATGTACCACTTGCGCCCGGTGACGACGTACTCGTCGCCGTCCCGCTCGATGAGCGTGGTGAT
Above is a genomic segment from Streptomyces sp. R21 containing:
- a CDS encoding acyl-CoA dehydrogenase family protein codes for the protein MDFAFDARTEELRGKLLAFMDEYVYPAEAVEHEQRAQLASPWDTPAIVGELKAEARRQGLWNLFLPDSEYGAGLTNLQYAPLAEITGRSPHLAPTALNCAAPDTGNMEVLAQFADEQQKKQWLEPLLAGDIRSAFAMTEPEVASSDATNITTLIERDGDEYVVTGRKWYISGAMNPDCKIFIVMGKTDPDGSDIRRQQSMILVPRDTPGLEVRRAMQVYGYEDHSHGGHAEVVFDHVRVPASNLIGEEGGGFGIAQARLGPGRIHHCMRLIGMAERAIELMCRRAVSRTAFGKPLAQQGVVQNWIADARVAVEQLRLLVLKTAWMMDTVGNRGAHTEIQAIKIATPRTVVDILDKAVQLHGAGGVSQDFPLAELWASARTLKLADGPDEVHQRSLARREIKKYV